The sequence CTCATAGCACACAAAGTGGTGAAACTATTGGCATAACAAACGTGGTAAAATCTAACAAGATGACGAAATAATGTTAGCTGTATggtagaagcagcagcagcagcaacagaagtAGAAGTAGCATTATGGTAAAGCGGAAGTTGCATCACGTCACTGCTGGTggtaatagggagctttagattttagacgcgcggacgttcagagggaaaaacatgttctgagcgtgcgcagaagcgcgcgtcaagtcgatctatgttatagcaggggcggatccagggaggaccgcaaccggcgcacgcccccccccctttattttttgttgaaacaaaagaaataaaaagaaaacaaatgggggaggggtgcgtgcgcccccccccctttaattttgtaaacacgcccgctctttacggaattcctggatccgcccctggttatagcttgcgtcgcctgagtttttcactacgcgtactgggctatttttacgtccgcacagtttgcaacgtagagaactacGTCAAGCACCGAtcatgggggcgcgattttatttttttgtccgTTGCGTCCTAGCGTgatctaaagctactttgcaacgcgacgcaggggagaggggaacgtccagcgcactcgtcgtctcaaacgtccgcgcgtcaaaatctaaagctccctattgatGAGAATGATAACCACAAACAATCCATCACGATGTTCACAGAAGAAgacagttggttaggcacttcactcgttttcaaagcgaaatgatatcaaaagaaACTTTCTCGACGTAAACATTTATGGacttcatgttcaaacaaagaatgaacttgcgtagaccgtGGTGACCAGGCTTGTCCGTCAAGCAACATTAGGGAAGCACACATTCTATCGTTTATCATTGTATGCACTGATAAACTTTTACTATCTATATTTCCAAATATTTATACGGGCTTGCTGTCAGTCGGATATTATAATGCTTACATTACAGATTATCATCTCAGTGAATTCAAAAGTTAGCATGCCTGTTCGTATATAGTACAATaatgatggtttttttttttgtttttttttttgtttttttgcttcataCTAAATCTAACTACTGCAAAATGAGCGGCCTTGTGAAAATTTGGTCCAAGAGTACGTAGATTTTAAAAACGTGATAATAAATTACATGATAAATGTAAATTGTTACGAAATGTACTTTTTGTATGGTTGTCGCTGAAagtcaatttttatcaaaatatcgTTGGCATTGGAAGACGGACCATTATATGTGATGCAATAATTTTATTTCTTCGTGTCAGCAAAACGACTCACATAATTGTCTAAATTCTCATAAATGTGGTTTGCTTTTATTACAGCCAAGCTCCGTTCAGTCCATTCTCCGTTGCCTTGGTTACTGCCTACTTTCCTACAGTTAGTCAATACTATACGTAAAACCCTCTCACTGATTATTCTCCTTGATTGTTTATGACGACTAAAAATAATACTCtgaataaaacacaaacaaatctaGTCTCAGTTTAGTAGCGGAAAACCATGTAATATCTGCCTGTCTTTTATTTTGACTGTATTAAACGATTAACCATTTTCATCTGTGTTTTGCTTTAGTTCTTGTGTTTCATCTCTATTAGTCATGaaagttgtgtgtgtttgtaaactTCATTCATGATTGTGTTGATCTCATGTGATCTCTTTTCGATTCAAAGTTtcgaactaaaaaaaaatatttaatttGTTAATTTGATTTGCCTGAAATAATCAAATTTCCTCTTGCCGCCCATATTTTGTCTCACAGAGCATGTCATACAGATGCATATGCGTTTCATTAGATATCACTGTGTGCAAATAATGAGAATGATGGTATAAACAGTTTATTGTATTCCTCTAAACTGtaacatgtgtttttttttttattcttcttgtGGTGCAAATACATTTCGATGAAGAAAATGTGACAtagaaataaaatcataatcaCATACACACGGAAAGTAATTCAACAGTCTTCAGTTTACAATTTAGTTCCGGCAAGCACTTTAAAATGACGTGAGCAAGTGAGGTTTGTTATAAAAGACATCACATAAATATTTATGGGCATTTATATTGAAGATATCACAACGTTGCATACTTATCAAACCAATCTTTCCCGTGTACCTACACTTGCTACTGTATATAGCCACTACGCGGATTGGCACTGAGCATTCTCAACAGCGGCATCGCCATCGGCTACGCCCTTGCCTACGGGCTGGGCTTCGTGAAGGAGATGGCCGGGTGGCGGTGGGCGTACTGGACGGCGAGCTCCTCGGGCGTGATCGTGGCCGTCATCATGCTCTTCACCGTCAATAATCCCACCGAACTGGTCAAGGTAAAACGAAATCGCCGAAACTATCGACATTTCTGGAGACAACTTAAAAACATTAAATCATGATTCCAATATAATTTCTATCCATTCATTATATTTCCTTACGGCTGGCTATACAAGGAATGTAAAGCAATGCAATAATCAGTAATGATACACTTAATGTACCATCTTTATAGCAGACATACAGCTGACTTTTCAATCAGGAATCACTAATGTAAACAATAATATGCGACAAATCTCATACACCCTTAAGATAACGTAGTAGATATTTCTGGAGACAACTTAAAACATTAAATCATGTTTCAGATATAATTTCTATCCATTCAATTGTCGTATGTTATAGAAGGAATGTAACGCAATGCAATAATCAGTAATGATACCATCATAGCAGACATACATCTGACTTTTTCGATTGAGAATCAGTAAAGTAAGCAATGATATTTGACAGATCtcgtacacactcaaaataacgAGGTAGATAAAAGAGATGAATACACACATGGCAAGAAATGAGTTTTTGAAAAccgaaaataaagaataaagacaGAATCCGATAAGGATTAGAACTAACACTGGTTGTCGGGCACAAGCTTCGTGATCTAGTGGCTATGGATATAAGACGTCTGTCTCGTGATATgggaggcatttcatgaagagttttgttagatatttttctgaaaaactGTTATAAGTTACTGAAATCCTTACATCTGATTGGATGacagcaaatttgtctgacaaaacgcttcatgaaatgcccccagcaggtcgtaggttcgaatcctgttcGAGAATGTATGCCCATGActtcttttgtcatggctactactaaaacactaatCACCTCGGTGCTTATGTATTACGTCGATGTAAAGCAATCTGTCATATCAGTTGCAATAAACGACAGAAGCAATTGGCAAATTCTATAGGTCCTGatggaacaataaaaagaaataatgtacGAATGTCGCGTCCTATTGTTCTTCATATTGCCGCCCACAGCAGCAGACTTCGAAGTCCATGGGAAAGATGCGACGTCGGGAACTCCTCGTTTTCCTCAACTGGATGACCATCATCCCACTCAGCCTCGGTTCCGCTCTCCGCTTCGGTTCCACCTACATCTTCAACTACAACATCAACAACTATCTTCTCCACTACTACCCGCACTTCCCCGTGCACAACTACCTGAGCTGGACGCCGATTCTCTCGGGCATTGGCGGCATCTTCTTCGGAGGGTTGCTAAGCGACGCCGCCTGGAGAAACTACGGACTGGAAGGAAGACTGTGTATTCAAATCGCTCTTTCGGTGAATTGAAAGTTAATTGActctttgtttgtgtttgttgtttttcacgTCCGCAGCTCTTGTAAAGCATCATTACTCTTTGATTATCGATTGATAACCAAAGTAATCAGAAGAAagtattttatttcttatgcTGAACAGTCTGCTGAATGGTCAGATCGGAATGGTAATTGAGCATCTGATTCGCGGTTGATGGGTATTAGCTTTGCTTGATATTATGATGGCCCTGGACTCCGcattatcatcataaaaaaaaaaaatcagtaatgCGACTTTCATTGAAAGTGCTTTCCTTCGATTGATTAGAATTGTTCTCATAGTCTATCAAACAACTGTCAAATAACTGGGTTTCCTTGATTGGACAAACTCTTACTGACAGCCCAAAGTTGAAAGTTATCCACCTCCAGCTAGACTTTTTAAATTAaccatctttcttcttcttcttcttcttttttcgagAGTAGGACAATCGCTAGGTCTTTCAGAAGTTCATGTCAATTGCTTGCATGAGATACAAAATGAGTGTCGCATATTACATCTTTGTGAGAAATTATCCTCTCGCGAAGGATTAAATTATAGGCTGATTAGAATATATTTAATGTCGGAATAAAGAAAAACCTATTACGATAACGAAACCGGGATACTATAAGTAGGACCCTACTTTCATCGAAAATAACCTTTGCTAACTGGTATAATCATTTCGGGACACCTGAAGCTTTTCGTTTTTATCTTAACTCACTAGGTGATTGCAGGCCCCATCATCACCCTGGTGTTCTTCCTCGATCCGCCCGAGGTCTTCGGCGCGGCAGCCATCGGCACGTCCGTAGCGGACGCCTGGACCGGAGTGACGGTCTCCTCCCTCTCTGAATTGATTCCAGCTTCGCTGCGGCCCACGTTTTTCGCCTTCTACTACTGCCTCATCAACACGGTAGGCGGCACGCTCAACATTTTGCTGCCGGGGCTGCGGCACGCTCTGGGCTTCCGCTACGCTATGGTCATGGCCGTGGTCGGCCTGATCTCCGTGGGAACGACACTATTCGCACTCGGTTTCTTCGCCCTCCTGTGCTCCAGGAGACGCCATAAAAAGGATACCAACGACAACGAAGACGATGACAACGATACCGACGATGAGCAAGTCTTGATAATTCAATAATAGCTTTATTTTTCTGCACTGCAAGGTTTTCTTTTGAAAAGTGCTCGTCCATGGCTATTAAGGGTACGATTACCATCTACAAGACCTATCTACATTGTCTATCGTATCATATGGCCGTCATCATGTCTGCATTCAGTGCTTTCAGCTGAAGGACATTAGGGAGCTATAGATTTTTAGACGTTTAGACGGCGATTGCGTTGGCCGTTCCCCTCCCCTCCTGCGTCGTGTTGCAAAGTAACTTTAGATTTCGCGAAGACGCAACCTGTAAAAAGTAAAATAGTGCCCCATTATGATCATTGCATTGAGTAGTTCTCTGCGCCGTAATTTGAGCGGATGCAAAAGTGACCCAGAACACAtagtgaaaactcagacgacgcgagGTCGATTTTGATAAGCGATGTTGCGCGTGagcagaagtttttttttttttccccctctgaacGTCCATGTCGCGTAAAGCTCCGTATTAGTATAATTAAGGAGGTTCgagaaatggagtcacaacagtcttattcgctttgatcccatgctcgaagccgccactaaaaatatttgaagtaaatgtcaaactggatctgccgctcagATGCGAAGACGATTGACTCgcgtctcattgcataatcaccagccactttccaagaattatgtctttgtgatggtgattacttttcgctatccctacttacaaacgatgggcggtagacaatggtaaaggcacggggatgcgcgaatagaaattgctcaaatatcgctgaaatagatatcaaaattactgGACTGTACGTGTCTGTACGCTAATCTGACATATTAAtttataaagaattatacttgaagatgataccatattagtttcatttggcggaaataaggagaaaagtgataaaaccggctttccatgagggtaaaatgtgaaacactttcacaaaatacagctcagatttacacttttgcacatattttcgaacggaattgacttttgttttatatgctttatctaTCATTAGATGGAATTTCATTGTATTTGATATACAGTTTAAACAAGCAGCATATACCCGATATTATGTTAGcgttaaaaatgaatcttcagattgctcagaaagatggcggcttcaagcatcgaacatcaaaggcacaaatgcacctgtgaattcttttgtccatccatagaaaactgacagctgattgaataatatagtcagttgtaactccatctctcgaacctccttggtataatcTTTCATAATGTTTTTTTCTACATTGCTTGTTAAATCAACAAAGAGTGTTATTAGGGCAGCGTGCTCATCTTTATATCAACATTTTAATAATTTCCACTGAATAATTGAGGACTTGATTTAGTCTTAACCATAAATGCCAAGAAGATTATGGTATGTTGTTTGTGTaccccaaaagaaaaaagatatgtaAAAGGCGCTGAGAATGTCTTCAAACACCCGTCCTTGACGTGACTTGCTCTTTCCACACACTTATCAATCAGTTAAACATAAAACACGACAGGAAGTTTGGTACGTGTttgtatcatacattgtatccCTCAATGTCTTTGACCAATGTTTTTGCTGATCGGTGAAAACTTCTTCGATGATGTATTTAAGAAATTTAAATATAAGCTTAATGGTAACTTCCTAACATTTAAAAACACAATATGCAGATTCTGTCATAGTGTATGGATGAGGGATGAATCATAATTGTAATACGATAGTAAATTGAACTTAAtgaaataatacaatgtattcatgaaattcatagTATAGTGTATGCATTTTGCAATTATGTATTCAAAATAAATCACCCCTTGAAGTTGAAGGctaaagaatgaaataatataattattatataatataataatattatataattaatAAAGTATCCCTCAGCAAGCGTTATACATGTTTtgtaaatgaacaaatgaatgaaaagcgCCTCTGATCACATAATGATCAAATCAAAGTTAAATTTCATATTCATcagaaatatatgtatgtattcatatgtatatataccgggtgtcccaaaaaaggggaacggtggattttaagtaccttgcgttctaaaagtgatatatttttttttgacatcactacaaagagcatcttccgcagaaggcaatgataccaaaatcattaaatttggttcagtactttttattctacgccaatttctgaaaatgcagtcattttaaaacttccccagatttttgcgacttatgagataataattttttttcaattcaattcaattcatgctttatttcatttttcgaaaagaacataaacatttcactttctttggtaacagagaataaggttgcatagtcaagacaaagtaaattgagaaaaataaaatcgaaGAACCTTGGAATAAGAAATACGTTGTAATGAAacttgactgaagtgataaagacgaCATAATGCGTAAgacatcgaaaaatggagggacccacaaaaataatttgagtgcgacacgcgatccatactgtgaatattgtgtaagctcggtgatccatgtcaacatacagctttcacattgtgcacgggccaggaaaaaaaaaaaaaaaaaaaaaaaaaagaatagtgtgtatgtgtgtgtgtgtgtgtgtgtgtgtgcgcgtccAATATGAAAGCGTTATCTTCTGTTGACATTgatcaacgagcttacacaattcaccgtatggaacgcgtgttgcaccaaaattattatctcataagtcgcaaaaaattgaaaatgactgcatttacagaaattggcgtagaataaagagtactgaaccaaatttaatgattttggtatcatggtcTTCTGCGAAGGATGCTCTTTGTAATGATgccaaaaaatatatcacttttagaacgcaaggtactgaaaatccatcGTTCCGCGTTTTTTTGGGACAgccggtatatatatatatatatatatatacatacaatatataaatcatatacatatatatatatatcagggctcgacactaacttttttgtttggtggcccgttGGGGCAaccaaaatcctcaatttcaaatttttggtggcctgagagaaaaatttggtggccccgaaaaaaaaaacattaaaagtcctgttttttttttaatgagtcaaatatctaagttttatccagtcatagtaagaattggaagttggacataactctactcataaataaacctcaacaaactcgcaacagtcactctcaggcactcattcagtccttttcatccatcctctaaacaaatataactgctaatttctggagcaaaaagttacgaattaattgacatacttttcaaaaaaaatttggtagcccgcctcgggccaccaaatttgcccttttttgaaatttggtggcccgactttcaattttggtggccccgggccaccgggccaccgttagtgtcgagccctgtatatatatatatatatatatatatagtatataattatatatgaagagtttgtttgcaaaaaccgataaagtccatttttgaagattttgaagtacggtctctgtcaaaaagtacaaaataatacctttaaatgatatattggtcactacataaattataaaggtatatttttgaagttatgatcaaaagaagcaaaaattttcttattattctctttattttttttaggaccttaaattgcaaatatctccattcggcaaatatggacttatcggtttttgcaaacaaactcttcatatatgtgTATGACCATGGATAATAGACTATGGATACAGCTTCTCAAGGAGACATTTTGTGTCTCCTTCactttttcaagtacattgtatacagtatCCCATTTAATCACATGCTTTACTGCTGACATTACTTATCTACACAGTGTCACTCTAAAGCTGGATCCAGAGTTATTAATATAGAGTGACTGtataatatatgtgtgtatgtgcgtgtgtgtgtgtgtgtgtgtatgagataTAACAGAAAACGAAAACGGTGTGTAGCTTTGGAATTATTCCTCTTactcttcctccttttttctttttttgaaaaagtgCACGAGTTaatatattacacacacacacacacacacacacacacacatacacacagaggaTACTGTTTAATGTGGTTCGGTCAAGGGTCAATGTCCCCTTTGAAGACAGAACTTGACTTGTAATAATCCCATGTGCAAACTTATTTCAATGATCTAATTACACCTTGAAAAGCTCTCAAATCACTGACAACTTCTGAAAAATGACTAGTTTGTGGACATTTGCTATGTCTGATAATCATATATTTATTTGACTTATATTTCTTCTCTCACCAAATAACACGCCATATCCATGTAACCTGCGAAGTGTAATGACATGCATTCTCTGAAATGCAAGTACACCACAGCCAATACAAGTATCAAGTCATTCAGAGAATTTCTTGGGGAAAC comes from Diadema setosum chromosome 17, eeDiaSeto1, whole genome shotgun sequence and encodes:
- the LOC140240453 gene encoding probable 4-methylmuconolactone transporter gives rise to the protein MSQRSVEKEMNGGVASRIPDYGGVGDGSSGVTRTTVTSANAAYEGSVGNKPVLVKWPTSRKKAAFVIVMLTLLNATNKLDRYVLIEVIKDMAHDIQFGDRNCLNSSITSSVYMESVDEMKQYTCSPERCEHPELGFNETEANLTSCHWVYWGTGLEYQLLAGPAFIVVVGLTRIPLTLVMEKGRINSRNVVVLCAIAWSMATLMTGFATQVWHVAVCRILLGLFQAPFSPFSVALVTAYFPTPLRGLALSILNSGIAIGYALAYGLGFVKEMAGWRWAYWTASSSGVIVAVIMLFTVNNPTELVKQQTSKSMGKMRRRELLVFLNWMTIIPLSLGSALRFGSTYIFNYNINNYLLHYYPHFPVHNYLSWTPILSGIGGIFFGGLLSDAAWRNYGLEGRLCIQIALSVIAGPIITLVFFLDPPEVFGAAAIGTSVADAWTGVTVSSLSELIPASLRPTFFAFYYCLINTVGGTLNILLPGLRHALGFRYAMVMAVVGLISVGTTLFALGFFALLCSRRRHKKDTNDNEDDDNDTDDEQVLIIQ